TGAATTCATCGCCACCCTTTGGACCCATCTCATGCTCCCAAAGCTGGCCTTCGGCATCAAAAGCGATACCCAGGATATTGCGATGGCCGAGCGACCAGATCTCTGCCGTGACGCCACCCTGATCTGCGAAGGGATTGTCATCAGGTACGGAGCCATCGTGATTGAGGCGAATGATCTTGCCCAGATTCTGTTGCATGTCCTGCGCCGGATCGAATTTCTGGCGCTCGCCCGATGAAATGAAAATGTGCTGTCCGTCCGGCGTGAACAGGATGCGGTGACTATAGTGCCCCCGTCCCGTCACCTTTGGATTCTGGCGCCAGATCACTTCAAGGTCCGACAGCGTCCCGCCGGCGTCCGTCAGGGCCAGCTGTCCGCGCGCCACGACGGCGCCGCGCGTGTCATCCTCACCCGCCTCTACATAGGACACGTAGATGGTGCCATTGTCTGCAAATTGGGGATGCAGCGCCACATCACCAAATCCGCCCTGGCCGCCATAGTCGACCGTGGGGACACCCGTGATCTCCCCCTTGTCGCCCGATTGCGTCACGACATAGAGCGCGCCGGGCTTTTCCGTGACGAGCATCCGGCCATCGGGCAGGAAGGTCATCGCCCACGGCTCACTGAACTGTGCCACGGCTTCGGTCGTGAAGATCGCGTCGACTGCTTCTTCGTCCGCGCCATCAGCCTCTGGTTCAGATGTCTGTTGCTTGGCCATGGGCTGCGATGGGGCCGCATCCGCCGCGGCAGAAGGCCCAGCATCGGCGCCGCCACCTTCACAAGCGGTGAGGGCAAGCAGCGCAGCAGACGTCAGAAGGCAGGTGGTCCATGAGGGCATCGTCATATCTCCAACAGAAGTGTTGAAGTGAAACTAGAGCGAAGCCCGCCCCTGTCGAGCCGCCCGCGCAGCAGGGCGGGACGGCATCGACATCAGGATCAAACCAAATCAGTCGGCTGAATTGTGCGCGACAGGTTCGGCATCGATCTTGTTCATCACATCAAGCGCAAAGCCGTAAAGATGAGCCCGCTCATCGAGACGCTCAAATCGCGCAGCCGATCCGCCATGCCCTGCCGACATGTTCATGCGCAGCAGGAACGGCCCGCCGGTCGTCTCATCGCGAAGGCGCGCGATCCATTTGGCTGGCTCCCAATAGGTGACGCGGTAGTCGGCAAGGCCGCCCGTTGCCAGAATTGGCGGGTAGGCAACGCCCGGCTTGATGTTGTCATAGGGGGAATAGCTCGCGATCCAGCCATATTCCTCAGCGCTGGTGATCGGATTACCCCACTGATCCCATTCGGGCGGCGTCAGGGGCAAGGTGTCATCTGAGATTGTGTTGATGACATCAATGAATGGCACAGCACCCATGACGCCAGCAAACAGATCCGGCTCGAGATTGACCGATGCGCCGACCAGAAGGCCGCCGGCCGAGCCGCCATAGGAGACGATATTGCCCTTCGACGTATAGCCAAGGTCGATCAGCGCATGAGCGCTGTCGTTGAAATCCGTAAACGAGTTGTTTTTCTTGGCCAGCTTGCCATCCAGATACCACTGGCGGCCCTTGGCCGAGCCACCGCGAATATGCGCCGTCGCATAGACGACACCGCGGTCGACCATGGACAGGATAGAGGTTGAAAAGCTGTCCGGGATATAGGCGCCATAGCTGCCATAACCATACAGAAGGAGCGGTGCTGTACCGTCGAGCGGCACGGATTTCAGGCGAAGAACCATGACGGGAATTTCCTCGCCATCGCGCGCTTTCGCCATGATCATGTCGACCTGATAAAGGTCCGGATTGTGACCGGACGGCACTTCCTGCGTCTTGCGCAGGACACGCTCCTTCGTCTTCATGTTGTAGTCGAATGTCTGTTCAGGCTGGGACGGCGATTCATACGTATACCGCACCCATTCGGTGTCGAATTCTCCCCAGCCGTCGAGGCCAAGCGCATAGGCCGCCTGATCAACATCAATCGGATGCGCGACACCATCGTAGTCGGAGATCACTATGCGCGGCACAGCGTTCTCACGCTCCATGCGCACAAGATAGTCCTTGAACGTCACGAGACCGGAAATGTACCGACCGGACTGATGCGGCAGCCAGTCTTCCCAGTTTTCACGGCCAGGATTGTCGACAGGGGCGCGAACGATCTTGAAATCGACGGCATCATCAGCATTCGTATGAATGTAGAAATAGTCGCCTCGATGATCGACATCATAAAGCTCGTCCTTCACACGCGGTGCGATGAGGCGGGGCTCGGCTTCAGGCTTGTCGAGCGGCACCACATAGGCCTCGCTGGTCACGCCATTGCCGATGCCGACAATCAGATACTTCTCGGATGAGGTCTGGCCCAGGCCAAGGAACATGGCATCATCGGCCTCCTCATAGACCAGACGGTCCGTGGAGGATTCCGTCCCCAGGACGTGGTGCCAGACGCGCTTGGGACGCTGGTTGTCGTCGCGTTCAATATAAAAGAAGCTTTTGGAATCAGCGGCCCAGACCACCCCGCCATCGGTGGAGGTCAGCGTCTCGGCAAATTCCTCACCCGTGGCGACATTCCGGATACGGATATCGAAATATTCCGAACCAACGCGGTCGAGGCTGTAGGCAATCAGTTCATGGTCTGGTGACGCATCGACGTCGGAGATGTTGAAGAATTCAGACCCTTCACTCTCCTTGTCGCCGTCAAAAAGCACCTGCTCCTCGGCACCTTCTTCGGTCCGGCGGGCATAGATCGGATAGTTGCCACCCTCGCGATACCGCACATAATATTCGTACGGACCGTCGCGCATGGGAACAGAGGTTTCATCCTCCTTGATCCGGCCGCGCATTTCCTCGAACAGGGTCTTGCGCAGACCGTCCAGATGCTCGGTCGATGCCTCGTAATAGGCGACTTCCGCTTCCAGATACTCGCGAATATCCGCCTTCAGAACGCTGGGGTCACGCAGGACCTCCTGCCAATTGTCGTCGCGCAGCCAAGCGAAATTATCCGTGCGGGAAATCCCGTGCTGGATAATTTCAAGCGGACGTTTCTCCGCGATCGGGGCTACCAAATCGGCTTGGCGTTTCACCATAAGAGGCTGATCCTTCGTATTGGTCATCGAGGCGCAGGCGCCCATGAGGGTCAGGGCAGAAAAGGTCAAGAAGAGGCGCCGCATGGTCATGGTCTCCGAAGGGGGCGTCGATGCAAAGAGTCAAAAAAGGGTGACCCGCAGGCCACCGTCCGATCTTTAACCATTTTTGTTCCAAACACCAATCCGCCGGTTCAGGCCTTCGGACCCCGCCGGCCACAAGCGCCGCCAGACCGTAAGCAGACTTGCGATGGCCGGGCTGTTAGTCGGCGTAACGCTCGCCTGCCGATCAAGGCCTTCCTCAAACTTATGGCCCATTGATGATAATCGTCTTGGGCAGTTGCCCGTACAGCTTCGGTCAGCCCCACATCCTGAGCCGCCGTCGTCCCCGCGAACAGCGACAGCGCCGCCACGCACGACTTCAGTGTCATTGAACGCTTTCTGATGTCCCTCAGGGTTCACGTCCAAACCCTTTTCGCCCGAATGCGAGGCCCGTGGTCAAAATGACAATAATTGCTGATTGCAGAGGGTCGATGACACCCGTTACGAGCAATCATGGTGTTCGCGGGCGTCCCATTCCTGTTCTATTTCCTGCCGGTTCTGCTGGCCGCCTATTTCATCGTGCCGATGCGGATGCGCGCCGGGCGCAACCTGGTCCTGCTCGTCGGCAGCCTGATCTTTTATGCCTGGGGCGAGGGCAGCTACGTGCTGCTGCTCCTGCTCTCCATTTTCATGAACCATCTGATCGCCCACCGGCTCGGTCGCACGGCATTGGCCCGTCGCTGGCTGATCGGTGGTGTGGCCGCCAATCTACTTCTGCTAGGGTGGTTCAAATATGCAGGCTTTTTTGGCCGCAGCATCGGGCTTGGCGAGATCGCGGATCCGCATCTGCCGCTGGGCATTTCCTTTTTCACCTTTCAGGCGATCAGCTATCTGGTGGATGTGGCCCGTCAGGAGGCCAAGCCTGCGCGCCGGTTGATTGACAGCGCGCTCTACATCGCCTCCTTCCCGCAGCTGATCGCCGGACCGATCGTCCGTTTCCAGACGATCGCAACGGCCCTGACCGAACGGCGCGAAACGATTGCCCTGTTTGCCGAGGGCGTGCGGATATTCCTTCTGGGTCTGGGTCAAAAAGTCCTGTTCGCCAATCTGGCAGCAGGCCCCGCTGATGCCATTTTCGCCCTGCCCGCCGATGGCCTGTCGCCGGTCCTCGCCTGGATCGGGATGGTCGCCTACAGCCTGCAGATCTTTTTTGATTTTGCCGGATACAGCAACATGGCCATTGGCCTGGGCCTCATGGTCGGCTTCCGCTTCCCAGCCAACTTCGCGACGCCCTATTGTGCGCAGTCGGTCACCGAGTTCTGGCGGCGCTGGCACATGACGCTGTCCCGCTGGTTTCGCGATTACCTGTACATTCCACTGGGCGGCAACCGCCATGGGGAGGGCCGGACGATTGCCAATCTGTGGATCGTATTCCTCCTGTGTGGCCTGTGGCACGGCGCGGCATGGACGTTTGTCCTCTGGGGCGCGTGGCATGGCCTGTTCCTGTCCGTGGAGCGGCTGGCGAGGCAGCACACGAGGTGGACGCTTCCCCGCCCCTTGCGTCATCTCTACCTCCTGGTCGCGGTGATGTTCGGCTGGGTCCTGTTCAGAGCAGACACCTTGTCTCACGCCGGTGATCTTTATACGGCGCTTCTGGGTCGACAGGGCACAGATGCCCTGCCGCTGGCCGCATACCTGCCCGGGATGACGGGCCTCTGGCTTGGCGTTGCCGCCTTGTTCGCCACGCCTCTACCCCAGTTGATCATGACCGGGCTGATGAACCGCGCACCCCTCGCTGTCAGTGCACCATCGACCATTATTGGTTTCAGCCTCCTCTTCGTGGCGTGCGCGGCCTTCGTCGCCGGGGGCGCCTATAACCCATTTATCTATTTCCGGTTCTGATGAAGAAATGGCGCGACACCCTGTTGGCGGTTCTGTTCATCATCGGCATCAGCCTGCCCGGTGTCCTGCACGGTGTAACAAGCCTGACGCGGTCCACCAGCGATCGCCTTGGCGCCGAGAACCGTCTTGCGGCCCCCCCGCCGCAATGGACGGCGGGCGGCCTTCGTGCTTACACGGAGGGTCTCAATCAGTGGATGTCCGATCATTTCGGTCTGCGCGCGAGCCTGATCGATCTTTATGGCAGTCTGCAGGATGATCTGGGCCTGACCTTCAATCAGGAAGTGATCGAGGGACAGGATGGCTGGTTGTTCCTCAATCATGGCGGCATGCTTGAGGATTATCAGGGGCGCGCCCCCCATGACGCCAGCACTTTGGCATCATGGGTTGAAGGTCTCGATCGCCTGTCCGCCCTGTCCGCCGCCAAAGACGCAAGCTTCCTGGTCATGATCGCGCCCAATAAACAGTCCATCTACGGCGCAGATTATTTCCCGCCTTTTCTTCAGGAAGGGGCTGGATCGCGCCGCGTGGACCATCTGCTGGCCGCGCTGGAGACTGAGGGGATTCCCGCCATCTACCCGGCAGAGGACCTTCGATCGGCGCGCGGGCAGCATCAGGCCTATTTCCGCACCGACACGCACTGGACAGGATGGGGCGCCTATACCGCCTATCGGGCCGCCATGTCGGCCATGCAGAAGACGGGCTTCGACCTTGCCATTTTGCCGGAGGACCGTCTCGCGATGCGGCTGGAAAGGGACAAGCTGGGGGACCTGGTCGCCCTACTCGGGCACGGTCGCTATACGGAGGATCGACCCATCTGGTCAGTGATGGATCCAGGGCCAGTCCGGACCAGCAAGGTCGACCGACCCAATAGCGCCCTGCCCATTCCGACACGCATTATGGTCCGCGATCCGGGCGGACCGACGCTTCTCATCATCGGGGACAGTTTCTCGCCCTTCATGGCTGAGTATTTCGCGCAGAGCTTCGGCACCGTCGTCCTGTTTCGGCACGAGGCAGGTGTTGTCGATCTCAGCGAGCTCGAAGAATTTCAGCCGGATGTCGTCCTGTTCGAGGTGGTTGAGCGGATGCTCGTCAATCGCGCGGCGATGACTAGCCCCGACGGCCCTCAAACGGATTGAGCTTTTTCAGGAAATACTGGAGGCCGCCGCGATTTTCCTTGCGATCCAGTTCTTCCTGACTGGTCAGGAACGTGGTCTGAATAACGTAACGCTCGCCTGCATAGGGCGGGTGGCCATGCCAGCTGGTGTCCGATCGCGCAAAAGCAAAGACATTGCCTGCAAGCGGCGCAACTTCCTCAGCGAAATCATCCATGTCCTCGTCACCGTTCAGGGCACGGATTGCACCCCCTTCGGCCGGGTTCCAGGTATCATTGAGGTAGACCAGCATGGTGCAGATCTTGGATTCTGAATCATTGTGGATCCGGCCATCGCCGGTTTTTGACAGGCGCCGTACGGTGATCATTCGCGGCTTGTCCGTCAGGTCGAGACCGAGTTTGTCCGACAGCACCTTTGCCAGTGCCGGGGACTGCAGATCCGAAATCAGCTCGGCGAACCGCCCCCGCGCTGTCAGCTTTGACAGCGGAAGGTAGCCCGTCTTTTCAATCTCGGGATAGTCCCTGCGCACATCGCCCGCTTCTTGCGGTGTGAGCGCGCCCGTGGCCACAATATAGGTGAAGGGCGCGGTGCGGGTGGTGGCGTTGGCAATGGCATCGAGGTTCAGCATGGCCGGTTTCTAGCGCGAGATGCATCCGCCGTCACGGGGGGACTTGCCCGGTTGCGCTTTGGCCGGGGCGGGACCACATCGGAGGCCATGAGCGGCACGCACCCCAGTATTGGCATCGGTATCCTGTCCTGGCGGGGCACCGACAGTCTGGCCCGGGTATTGCCCACCTATCGTCGCGGTGACCTGTTCAGCGCCGTCGATCAGACACTCCTGTTTCTGCCGGAGCCCGATGAGCGCGCTGTGGCGTTGGGGCAGCAATTCGATCTGGACGTCCGCACCCACCCTCACAACCTTGGCATTCTGGGTGGCTTCAAAGCCATTGCCGAGCAGTTGACGACGGACCTCGTTCTGCTGCTCGAAGATGACTGCCCGCTGATCGAGCCGCCCGCCGAGGTGCAGCGCCAACTGACCCTCGGCGCCGCGGCGCTCGACGCCGGAGACGTACAGGTGGTGAGGCTGCGGCATCGCAAATATCCGGGCGCCTCGCGGCGGTTTGGGGTCATCGACAAATACAGGCGATATTTTCCGGCATCTGACGGGCCGTGGACTGATCGGGCGCTGGCAGCAGGCCGACGACTGATCCGCCCCGGGAAAGCCCGGCGGATGGCGGGGAATGGCCTCTACCTTCAGGCTGATGCCTATGCCGATCCCTATGATTTCATCGCCACTGACCAACCATTGGCGACCATCGATCACGCCCAGGAAATCATGCTGGCGAAGCGTCACCCCAGCCTCATGGACTGGCGGCATGATGGATACTGGCGCGCCACCGCAAAGACGGTTCCGTGGTCGAACCAGTCGATCCTTGTGAACCGGCGGTTCTATCTCGACCGGATCATTGCCTACGCTGAACAAAATCCGAGCCGCCGGACGGTCAACGGATTCAGCGATGTGGAGAAGGAACTGAACAGTGACTATTGGCGGCAATCCGGCTGGCATGTCGGCCTGCCAGGCGGCCTGTTTGCCCATGAATTGTGCAACTGAGAGGATGATCCACGATGAGTACTGAGCTTCGCGTCTATTTTCACTTTCGCAGCCCCTATTCCAGGCTCGGCCTGTATAAATTGCTGAAGGCCGACATTGAGGACGCCGTCCCGACCCGGCTCCACATATTGACCAAAGCCGCGGGCACGGACGATCCGATCAATCCTGGCAGCACACCGGCCAGGCGGGCTTATCTGATGCAGGATGTCCCCCGCGCAACGATGGAAGCAGGCTTGCCGATCTCGTTTCCCCGGCCCTTCGACATGGATTACATGCCAGCCTACAGCGCATTCTATGCCGCGCGGGAGGCTGGAGCCGGCCTGGCGTTTGCGACCGCCCTGTCCAACAGTCGCTGGAGCGATGGTAGTGATGTCAGTGATCAGGCTGTTATCGATGAAGCCCTGTCACAGGCCGGCCTTCAGCCAGGACTGTCAGTCGACGATGCGGGCGCGCAGCTCGCGGCCGATACCGCCATGCTCGAAAAGGACGGCGCATTCGGCGTACCCTTCGC
This genomic stretch from Parvularcula sp. LCG005 harbors:
- a CDS encoding PQQ-dependent sugar dehydrogenase, translated to MTSAALLALTACEGGGADAGPSAAADAAPSQPMAKQQTSEPEADGADEEAVDAIFTTEAVAQFSEPWAMTFLPDGRMLVTEKPGALYVVTQSGDKGEITGVPTVDYGGQGGFGDVALHPQFADNGTIYVSYVEAGEDDTRGAVVARGQLALTDAGGTLSDLEVIWRQNPKVTGRGHYSHRILFTPDGQHIFISSGERQKFDPAQDMQQNLGKIIRLNHDGSVPDDNPFADQGGVTAEIWSLGHRNILGIAFDAEGQLWEHEMGPKGGDEFNRIVKGENYGYPTVSNGDHYDGRPMPDHDTRPEFMTPEESWTPVISPAGLIIYKGNQFPEWTGSALIGGLSSQSLIRVAFDCPLDNRDICEAERFNMNQRIREVEEGPDGAIWLLEDGSSNGESGGRLLKLTPA
- a CDS encoding S9 family peptidase, yielding MRRLFLTFSALTLMGACASMTNTKDQPLMVKRQADLVAPIAEKRPLEIIQHGISRTDNFAWLRDDNWQEVLRDPSVLKADIREYLEAEVAYYEASTEHLDGLRKTLFEEMRGRIKEDETSVPMRDGPYEYYVRYREGGNYPIYARRTEEGAEEQVLFDGDKESEGSEFFNISDVDASPDHELIAYSLDRVGSEYFDIRIRNVATGEEFAETLTSTDGGVVWAADSKSFFYIERDDNQRPKRVWHHVLGTESSTDRLVYEEADDAMFLGLGQTSSEKYLIVGIGNGVTSEAYVVPLDKPEAEPRLIAPRVKDELYDVDHRGDYFYIHTNADDAVDFKIVRAPVDNPGRENWEDWLPHQSGRYISGLVTFKDYLVRMERENAVPRIVISDYDGVAHPIDVDQAAYALGLDGWGEFDTEWVRYTYESPSQPEQTFDYNMKTKERVLRKTQEVPSGHNPDLYQVDMIMAKARDGEEIPVMVLRLKSVPLDGTAPLLLYGYGSYGAYIPDSFSTSILSMVDRGVVYATAHIRGGSAKGRQWYLDGKLAKKNNSFTDFNDSAHALIDLGYTSKGNIVSYGGSAGGLLVGASVNLEPDLFAGVMGAVPFIDVINTISDDTLPLTPPEWDQWGNPITSAEEYGWIASYSPYDNIKPGVAYPPILATGGLADYRVTYWEPAKWIARLRDETTGGPFLLRMNMSAGHGGSAARFERLDERAHLYGFALDVMNKIDAEPVAHNSAD
- a CDS encoding MBOAT family protein; translated protein: MVFAGVPFLFYFLPVLLAAYFIVPMRMRAGRNLVLLVGSLIFYAWGEGSYVLLLLLSIFMNHLIAHRLGRTALARRWLIGGVAANLLLLGWFKYAGFFGRSIGLGEIADPHLPLGISFFTFQAISYLVDVARQEAKPARRLIDSALYIASFPQLIAGPIVRFQTIATALTERRETIALFAEGVRIFLLGLGQKVLFANLAAGPADAIFALPADGLSPVLAWIGMVAYSLQIFFDFAGYSNMAIGLGLMVGFRFPANFATPYCAQSVTEFWRRWHMTLSRWFRDYLYIPLGGNRHGEGRTIANLWIVFLLCGLWHGAAWTFVLWGAWHGLFLSVERLARQHTRWTLPRPLRHLYLLVAVMFGWVLFRADTLSHAGDLYTALLGRQGTDALPLAAYLPGMTGLWLGVAALFATPLPQLIMTGLMNRAPLAVSAPSTIIGFSLLFVACAAFVAGGAYNPFIYFRF
- a CDS encoding DHHW family protein, with translation MKKWRDTLLAVLFIIGISLPGVLHGVTSLTRSTSDRLGAENRLAAPPPQWTAGGLRAYTEGLNQWMSDHFGLRASLIDLYGSLQDDLGLTFNQEVIEGQDGWLFLNHGGMLEDYQGRAPHDASTLASWVEGLDRLSALSAAKDASFLVMIAPNKQSIYGADYFPPFLQEGAGSRRVDHLLAALETEGIPAIYPAEDLRSARGQHQAYFRTDTHWTGWGAYTAYRAAMSAMQKTGFDLAILPEDRLAMRLERDKLGDLVALLGHGRYTEDRPIWSVMDPGPVRTSKVDRPNSALPIPTRIMVRDPGGPTLLIIGDSFSPFMAEYFAQSFGTVVLFRHEAGVVDLSELEEFQPDVVLFEVVERMLVNRAAMTSPDGPQTD
- a CDS encoding 2OG-Fe(II) oxygenase, whose translation is MLNLDAIANATTRTAPFTYIVATGALTPQEAGDVRRDYPEIEKTGYLPLSKLTARGRFAELISDLQSPALAKVLSDKLGLDLTDKPRMITVRRLSKTGDGRIHNDSESKICTMLVYLNDTWNPAEGGAIRALNGDEDMDDFAEEVAPLAGNVFAFARSDTSWHGHPPYAGERYVIQTTFLTSQEELDRKENRGGLQYFLKKLNPFEGRRG
- a CDS encoding DsbA family protein yields the protein MSTELRVYFHFRSPYSRLGLYKLLKADIEDAVPTRLHILTKAAGTDDPINPGSTPARRAYLMQDVPRATMEAGLPISFPRPFDMDYMPAYSAFYAAREAGAGLAFATALSNSRWSDGSDVSDQAVIDEALSQAGLQPGLSVDDAGAQLAADTAMLEKDGAFGVPFAVLDADGRLEKFWGQDRFDLLIRKIKS